A window of Streptomyces sp. NBC_01689 genomic DNA:
CTGGAGCTGACCCTCGCCGTCGTGGCCCAGCGCAGCGGCCTGTCGGTCCCGTTCCTCAGCCAGGTGGAGAACGAACGGGCGCGGCCGAGCCGCAGCTCCCTGGAGAGGGTCGCCGACGCGCTGGGCACCACGGCCGTCGAGCTGCTCGCCGCGGCCGACCCGGCGTGCAGTGTCGACGTCGTGCGCGCCGACGAGGGTGAGGGCTGTGCGTCCGGCGCGCGCACGCGCCCCCTGGTGCGCGGTCACCACCAGCTGCACGCCACGGAGTTCGTCGGCGACCACGAGGAGGGCCGCGAACTCCAGCACCGCAACGACAAGTTGATGTATGTCGCCGACGGTGCCGTGGAGGTCGAGGCCGAGGGCCGCGCACACCGTCTGGGGCGCGGCGACACGATGTACCTCACGGGCGGGGTGCGCCACCGCTGGCGGGCCACCGTGCCGGACACCCGCGTGATCGTGGTCGAGGTCGCCGATCACATCGAGGCGCTGGAGGAGCGCCACGGTTTCCGTCGACGCTGACCTCGGGTGCTGAACTCGGTCTACCGAAACCGAAGTTGAGGCCGGAGTCCGGAACGGGCGCGCCGAGGCCGGAGGCCGGCCTCGGACACCGGCCCAGGTGTCGACCTCGGACGCCGGCCCCGGAAGCCGAGTCGAGGAGCCGACGAGTCGACGAGCCGACACCGACCGTCGGCCTTCCGCGCGGTCCCGGCCGGTCCCCGCTGCGATACTGGCGCCATGTCCGGGACCACCTGTCGTGTCACCGCCGCCTCCGGGGCCGCCTACGCCGCCGTCACCCGCGGTCGGCGGATCGCGGGACGGGGAACACGCCCGTGACCGGCCCGACGCGGGCCCGGGTCCCGCGGGTCGTGTCGCTCGTGCCCTCGCTCACCGAGGCCGTCGCGGTGACCGTCCCCGGCGCGCTGGTCGGCGCGACCGACTGGTGCAGCCGCCCGGTGGACCTCGACGTCGCCCGGATCGGCGGCACCAAGAACCCCCGGATCGAGCGCATCGTCGAGATCGGCCCCGACCTGGTGGTGGCCAACGAGGAGGAGAACCGCGGTCCCGACCTCGACGCCCTGCGCGCCGCGGGGGTCGAGGTACTGGTCACGGAGGTCCGGGACGTGCCGGGCGCCGTCCGGGAGCTCGACCGGGTGCTGACCGCGTGCGGGGCACGGACCCGGCCGCGCTGGCTCGACGAGGCGGAGGCGACGTGGGCCTCGCCGCCCGCCCCCGTGCACCGGACGGCCGCGATCGTGCCGATCTGGCGACGCCCCTGGATGGTCCTCGGCCGCGACACCTTCGCCGGGGACGTGCTGGCACGCCTGGGCGTCGACAACGTGTACGCGGCGCACGAGGAGCGCTATCCCCGTGTCCCGCTCGCCGGGCTCCTCGCGGCGGCCCCGGAACTCGTGGTGCTGCCCGACGAGCCGTACCGCTTCACCGCCGACGACGGACCCGAGGCCTTCGGGCCCGTGCCCTGCGCGCTCGTCGACGGACGGCACCTGACCTGGTACGGACCGTCGCTCGCGCGGGCGCCGCGGGTCCTCAGCGAGGCGCTGCGAGCAGCGACCGGCTGAGCACGCCGCGCACGGTGTGGACGACGGCCACCGCCCAGGCGGCGACCAGGAGCGCGTACAGCGTGACGGCGAGCCCGTCGAAGGCCACGAGGCCGGTGTGCCGGGCCAGCGACCCGGCGCCGGTGACACACGTCCCCACCGGGAAGGTGAACGCCCACCACGTCATGGAGAACCCCATGCCCCGGCGGCGGGCCCGTGCCACCATCGCGGCGGCCAGCGCGAGCCACAGCAGTGCGAAGCCCATGACGGGGACGCCGTAGAGCACCGCCAGGAGGGTGAAGCCCTGGTCGTACGGCGCCGGTACGACGCCCGGCGCGGAGTCGGCGAACTTGCCGGTGGCGGTCGTGGACTGGCCGAGCGGGCCGAGGACGAGGAACAGCGTGGGGGTGAGGGCGAGCGGCAGCGGCCCCCCGGTGAGGAGCCGGCCGAAGATCACCGGCAGTGTCACGAAGGTGGCCAGCAGGCTGAGCCCGAAGAGGGCGAAGCAGCCGAGGAGCAGCGTCTCGCGGGCCTGCCCCGGCGGGAGGTGCGGGACCAGCAGCGGTCCGACGGCGGCGGAGACCATGGGCGCGACGAGCGGCAGCAGCCAGACGGGGGTGGCCTGGTCGGGCCGGATGCGGTGGTGCACGACCATCAGGTACGGGACGGCCAGGGCGGCGGCGAGCGCGGCCACCGTCCCCACACCGAACAGCACGGCGTCCACGGCGACCGCGGCGGGTGTGCCGATCCAGTCCCGGCCGACGACGAGCGTGGCGCCGCCCACCGCCAGCAGCGCCATCGCGAGGCAGCCGTAGAAGGGCGCCGCCGCCGGGTCGAGCAGGTGGGCGCGGGCCTGGTCGCGGTGGTGGGTCCAGTGCAGGGCACGGGCACCGAGCAGGGTCACCAGCAGGACGGCCGAGAGCACCCAGACGACCAGGCAGAAGGTCCGCAGGCCTGGGAGGTCACCCGGCAGTCCGGCCCCCGCGGTGGCCACGATCGCCGTGCCCATGACCGAGGCGTACCAGTTGGGGCCGAGGTGGCGGACGGCGGCGGCGCGCGGTCGCCGGGTTCCGGCGGTGGCGAGCGGGGCGACGGGACGGGCTGCGGTGACCATGGCTCCACGGTCCCGCCACCACGGGTTCCCCACCAGAGAGCACGGGTCTATGAGGGCATAAGCTGACTTTATGGGTACGAGTGCGGAGGGGTCGACGGGCGGCCGGGCGGCGCGCGCCGGGGAGCCGGCCGGGAGCCGGGGCACGGGCGAGCCGGCCGCGGCCGGGATCGCGCACCGGGTACCGGATCTCGGGGCGCTGGAGCTGCTGCTCGCGGTGGCCCGGCTCGGGAGCCTCGGACGGGCGGCGCGGGAGCTGGGGATCACCCAGCCCGCGGCCAGCAGCCGCGTCCGCTCCATGGAACGGCAGCTCGGCGTGGCGCTCGTCGACCGCTCGCCCAGGGGGTCGCGGCTCACGGACGCCGGCGCGCTCGTCACGGACTGGGCGCGGCGGGTCGTGGAGGCGGCCGAGGCGTTCGACGCGGGGGCGCAGGCGCTGCGGGACCGGCGCGACTCGCGGCTGCGAGTGGCGGCGAGCATGACGATCGCCGAGTATCTGCTGCCCGGCTGGCTGATCGCGCTGCGCGGGCAGCGCCCGGACACGGCGGTCTCCCTGCTCGCGGGCAACTCCGCCGCCGTCGCCGAACGCCTCCTCACGGGCGAGGCGGACCTCGGCTTCGTGGAGGGACTCTCCGTTCCCGCCGGTCTGGACTCGGCGGTCATCGCCCACGACCGGCTGATCGTGGTGACGGCACCGGGGCACCCGTGGGCACGGCGCCGGACGCCTCTG
This region includes:
- a CDS encoding helix-turn-helix domain-containing protein; translated protein: MGDHKEQPLRVGAAVRRRRRALELTLAVVAQRSGLSVPFLSQVENERARPSRSSLERVADALGTTAVELLAAADPACSVDVVRADEGEGCASGARTRPLVRGHHQLHATEFVGDHEEGRELQHRNDKLMYVADGAVEVEAEGRAHRLGRGDTMYLTGGVRHRWRATVPDTRVIVVEVADHIEALEERHGFRRR
- a CDS encoding TDT family transporter translates to MVTAARPVAPLATAGTRRPRAAAVRHLGPNWYASVMGTAIVATAGAGLPGDLPGLRTFCLVVWVLSAVLLVTLLGARALHWTHHRDQARAHLLDPAAAPFYGCLAMALLAVGGATLVVGRDWIGTPAAVAVDAVLFGVGTVAALAAALAVPYLMVVHHRIRPDQATPVWLLPLVAPMVSAAVGPLLVPHLPPGQARETLLLGCFALFGLSLLATFVTLPVIFGRLLTGGPLPLALTPTLFLVLGPLGQSTTATGKFADSAPGVVPAPYDQGFTLLAVLYGVPVMGFALLWLALAAAMVARARRRGMGFSMTWWAFTFPVGTCVTGAGSLARHTGLVAFDGLAVTLYALLVAAWAVAVVHTVRGVLSRSLLAAPR
- a CDS encoding helical backbone metal receptor produces the protein MTGPTRARVPRVVSLVPSLTEAVAVTVPGALVGATDWCSRPVDLDVARIGGTKNPRIERIVEIGPDLVVANEEENRGPDLDALRAAGVEVLVTEVRDVPGAVRELDRVLTACGARTRPRWLDEAEATWASPPAPVHRTAAIVPIWRRPWMVLGRDTFAGDVLARLGVDNVYAAHEERYPRVPLAGLLAAAPELVVLPDEPYRFTADDGPEAFGPVPCALVDGRHLTWYGPSLARAPRVLSEALRAATG
- a CDS encoding LysR family transcriptional regulator encodes the protein MGTSAEGSTGGRAARAGEPAGSRGTGEPAAAGIAHRVPDLGALELLLAVARLGSLGRAARELGITQPAASSRVRSMERQLGVALVDRSPRGSRLTDAGALVTDWARRVVEAAEAFDAGAQALRDRRDSRLRVAASMTIAEYLLPGWLIALRGQRPDTAVSLLAGNSAAVAERLLTGEADLGFVEGLSVPAGLDSAVIAHDRLIVVTAPGHPWARRRTPLEGPELAATPLILREEGSGTRQVLDTALGGLARPLIELSSTTAVKAAAVSGAGPAVLSELALGEELSTHRLVSVPLSGVELRRALRAVWPTGHRPTGPARDLLALTRGT